Proteins encoded by one window of Phytohabitans houttuyneae:
- a CDS encoding HPr family phosphocarrier protein: MSASSEAAVVLPAHLHARPAGQVVQAAARFQAQVEIEYAGKVANARGVLAVMALGATAGTTVTLRATGPDAAEAVDAVAAVLTEAR, encoded by the coding sequence ATGTCCGCAAGCTCTGAGGCCGCCGTCGTGCTCCCGGCCCACCTGCACGCGCGCCCGGCCGGCCAGGTGGTCCAGGCGGCGGCGCGGTTCCAGGCGCAGGTCGAGATCGAGTACGCGGGGAAGGTCGCCAACGCCCGCGGCGTGCTCGCCGTGATGGCGCTGGGTGCCACGGCCGGCACCACCGTCACCCTGCGCGCCACCGGGCCGGACGCGGCCGAGGCCGTGGACGCTGTGGCCGCGGTGCTCACGGAGGCGCGTTGA
- a CDS encoding ArsR/SmtB family transcription factor, with the protein MGNEELRPNGDELVRLMAALASPQRLRILAELAGGRRYVTELARQVGLSRPLVHAHLGKLTAAGLVTSHMELAEEGHAIRYVEATPFALVLTPESIAAAVRTLTVPDNSKEPS; encoded by the coding sequence ATGGGTAATGAGGAGTTGAGACCGAACGGTGACGAGCTGGTGCGGCTGATGGCCGCGCTGGCCAGTCCACAGCGGCTGCGCATCCTCGCCGAGCTGGCCGGCGGGCGGCGATACGTCACGGAGCTGGCCCGGCAGGTCGGCCTCAGCCGCCCTCTCGTGCACGCCCACCTCGGCAAGCTCACCGCCGCCGGGCTGGTGACCAGCCACATGGAGCTGGCCGAGGAGGGGCACGCGATCCGCTACGTCGAGGCGACCCCGTTCGCGTTGGTGCTGACGCCGGAGTCGATCGCCGCGGCCGTGCGGACGCTGACCGTACCTGACAATTCGAAGGAGCCGTCATGA
- the dhaM gene encoding dihydroxyacetone kinase phosphoryl donor subunit DhaM, translating into MTGTVGIVLVSHSAQLAAGLRELLLQVGGGSLTIETAGGTDEGGIGTSYDLVRAAIEKADGGAGVLVLPDLGSSVLTTRAVLDDHPVPGAVIVDAPFVEGAMAAAVIAATGADLATAVAAAEEARDVRKL; encoded by the coding sequence ATGACGGGAACCGTGGGCATCGTACTCGTCTCGCACAGCGCCCAGCTCGCCGCTGGACTGCGGGAGCTGCTGCTGCAGGTGGGTGGGGGTTCGCTCACGATCGAGACGGCGGGCGGCACCGACGAGGGCGGCATCGGCACCAGCTACGACCTGGTGCGCGCCGCGATCGAAAAGGCGGACGGCGGAGCGGGCGTGCTCGTGCTCCCCGACCTGGGCAGCTCTGTCCTGACCACGCGCGCGGTGCTCGACGACCACCCCGTGCCCGGCGCCGTGATCGTCGACGCGCCGTTCGTGGAGGGCGCGATGGCCGCCGCGGTCATCGCGGCCACCGGCGCCGACCTGGCGACCGCCGTCGCGGCGGCGGAGGAGGCGCGGGATGTCCGCAAGCTCTGA
- a CDS encoding sulfite exporter TauE/SafE family protein: MRKLIVLALVGLAAQLVDGALGMAYGVTSSSLLLVAGLAPASASASVHLAELGTTLASGAAHWRFGNVDWRVVRRIALPGGVGAFVGATFLSSISTEAAAPWMAGILLALGVYLLIRFTRPLAERRSRRPLRSRFLTPLGLVAGFVDATGGGGWGPVATPSLLVSGRMEPRKVIGSVDTSEFVVAGAASVGFLIGLGSEGFVLPTVAALLVGGLIAAPLAAWLIRIVPAQLLGAAVGGLIVLTNSRTIMRAVDAPSALRPVVYLAIVAAWAGALYLAVRILRRTRAASAAAPAAEERVPALDAA; the protein is encoded by the coding sequence GTGCGGAAGCTGATCGTCCTCGCCCTGGTGGGGCTGGCCGCGCAGCTCGTCGACGGCGCCCTCGGTATGGCGTACGGCGTCACCTCCTCCTCGCTCCTCCTGGTCGCCGGCCTCGCCCCCGCGTCCGCCTCCGCCTCGGTGCACCTGGCCGAGCTGGGCACCACCCTCGCCTCGGGCGCGGCCCACTGGCGCTTCGGCAACGTCGACTGGCGCGTGGTGCGCCGCATCGCGCTGCCCGGCGGCGTCGGCGCCTTCGTCGGCGCGACGTTCCTGAGCTCGATCTCCACCGAGGCGGCCGCACCGTGGATGGCCGGCATCCTGCTCGCCCTCGGTGTCTACCTGCTGATCCGCTTCACCCGCCCGCTGGCCGAGCGCCGCTCCCGGCGTCCGCTGCGCTCCCGCTTCCTGACCCCGCTGGGCCTGGTGGCGGGCTTCGTCGACGCCACCGGCGGCGGTGGCTGGGGCCCGGTCGCCACCCCGTCGCTGCTGGTCTCCGGGCGGATGGAGCCGCGCAAGGTGATCGGCTCCGTCGACACCTCGGAGTTCGTGGTGGCGGGCGCGGCCAGCGTCGGCTTCCTGATCGGGCTCGGCTCGGAGGGCTTCGTGCTGCCGACCGTGGCCGCGCTGCTGGTGGGCGGCCTGATCGCCGCGCCGCTGGCCGCCTGGCTGATCCGCATCGTGCCGGCCCAGCTGCTCGGCGCGGCGGTGGGCGGGCTGATCGTGCTGACCAACTCCCGCACCATCATGCGTGCCGTCGACGCGCCGTCCGCCCTGCGCCCCGTCGTGTACCTGGCGATCGTGGCCGCCTGGGCCGGCGCGCTGTACCTGGCCGTCCGCATCCTGCGCCGCACCCGCGCCGCCTCCGCTGCCGCTCCCGCGGCCGAGGAGCGCGTGCCAGCCCTCGACGCGGCCTGA
- a CDS encoding RrF2 family transcriptional regulator codes for MRLSARVDYALRAVVELATAVEGPLTAERIAKAQEIPPKFLESILLQLRRGGVVHAQRGPEGGYWLARPAGEITLADVIRIIDGPLAHVRGQRPEDLGYHGAAAALQEVWIALRASERQILELVTVADVATAKLPERVRELVADPSAWA; via the coding sequence ATGCGACTGTCTGCCCGGGTCGACTACGCGCTGCGCGCCGTCGTCGAGCTCGCCACCGCCGTCGAGGGCCCGCTGACCGCCGAGCGCATCGCGAAGGCGCAGGAGATCCCGCCCAAGTTTCTCGAGAGCATCCTGCTGCAGCTGCGCCGCGGCGGGGTGGTGCACGCCCAGCGCGGCCCGGAGGGTGGCTACTGGCTGGCCCGCCCGGCCGGCGAGATCACCCTCGCCGACGTGATCCGCATCATCGACGGCCCGCTCGCGCACGTGCGCGGGCAGCGCCCCGAGGATCTCGGCTACCACGGCGCGGCCGCCGCGCTGCAGGAGGTGTGGATCGCGCTGCGGGCCAGCGAGCGGCAGATCCTCGAGCTCGTCACGGTCGCCGACGTGGCGACCGCCAAGCTCCCCGAGCGGGTGCGCGAGCTTGTCGCGGACCCGAGCGCCTGGGCCTGA
- a CDS encoding LacI family DNA-binding transcriptional regulator, whose translation MTEHGGAKRADMVTITDVARHAGVAVSTVSYVLSGKRAISATTRQRVLASIRALGYHPNAGARALASKRANVIALVLPLRSGMHLPVLMQFATAVVTTARQFDHDVLLVTADEGPAGLRRIAASAMVDGIVLMDVEMHDPRVPLLRDLERPSVLIGFPAEAENLTCVDLDFYRAGASCVDHLASLGHREIALLGAPAVVYERDTGFAHRTRAGFTETAERYGITATAQPCEESFDAVRQELAGLLDRQPRLTGIVVHNEAAVAHLLAALPLLGRQVPHDISVMAICPDEVAERASPALTSVLIPAEDVGHQAVTLLMRKLEGQQVPAATLLDPRLTVRASTSAVDPDSTPIGANTAVMG comes from the coding sequence GTGACTGAACACGGTGGCGCCAAGCGCGCCGACATGGTCACCATCACCGATGTGGCCAGGCACGCGGGCGTCGCGGTGAGCACCGTGTCGTACGTGTTGAGTGGCAAGCGGGCCATCTCCGCGACCACGCGGCAGCGCGTGCTGGCCAGCATCCGCGCGCTCGGCTACCACCCGAACGCGGGCGCGCGGGCCCTCGCCAGCAAGCGGGCCAACGTGATCGCGCTCGTGCTGCCGCTGCGCTCGGGCATGCACCTGCCGGTGCTGATGCAGTTCGCGACGGCGGTGGTGACGACGGCCCGCCAGTTCGACCACGACGTGCTGCTGGTGACCGCCGACGAGGGCCCGGCCGGGCTGCGGCGGATCGCGGCCAGCGCGATGGTCGACGGCATCGTGCTGATGGACGTGGAGATGCACGACCCGCGCGTGCCGCTGCTGCGCGACCTGGAGCGGCCGAGCGTGCTCATCGGCTTTCCCGCCGAGGCGGAAAACCTCACCTGCGTCGACCTCGACTTCTACCGTGCCGGCGCCTCCTGCGTCGACCACCTCGCCTCGCTGGGCCACCGCGAGATCGCGCTGCTGGGCGCGCCCGCGGTGGTGTACGAGCGGGACACCGGCTTCGCGCACCGCACGCGGGCCGGCTTCACCGAGACCGCCGAGCGGTACGGGATCACGGCGACCGCCCAGCCGTGCGAGGAGAGCTTCGACGCGGTGCGGCAGGAGCTCGCCGGCCTGCTCGACCGCCAACCCCGCCTCACCGGCATCGTGGTGCACAACGAGGCGGCCGTGGCGCACCTGCTCGCCGCGCTCCCGCTGCTCGGGCGGCAGGTGCCGCACGACATCTCGGTGATGGCGATCTGCCCGGACGAGGTGGCCGAGCGGGCCAGCCCCGCGCTCACGTCGGTGCTCATCCCCGCCGAAGACGTGGGGCACCAGGCGGTCACGCTGCTCATGCGCAAGCTGGAGGGTCAGCAGGTGCCGGCCGCTACGCTGCTCGACCCGCGGCTGACCGTGCGCGCATCCACCTCAGCCGTAGATCCCGATTCAACCCCAATCGGTGCAAACACTGCTGTAATGGGGTAA
- a CDS encoding glycoside hydrolase family 3 protein encodes MTEAFRDPDRPLATRVADLLGRLSLAEKVALLHQYQAPIPRLGIGAFRTGTEALHGLARVGPATVFPQAVGLASTWDTDLVRAVGAAVGDEVRGFHHKDPARVGLNVWAPVVNPLRDPRWGRNEEGFAEDPWLTGVMGTAYASGLRGDHPAYLRTAPTLKHFLGYNNETDRHLTSSNLPPRVLHEYELPAFRAPIEAGAAVAAMASYNLVNGRPAHLSPLINSELRRWTGGEVLVVSDASAASNIAGDQGYHADHVAGYAAAVRAGIDSFTEDDDDSGPTVTRLTEALARGLLDESDVDLAVRRVLTTRFRLGEFDPAERNPYAAVTADVINCAAHQELAREAARQSMVLLKNEDGLLPLHGGTVAVIGPLADTLHEDWYSGTLPYAVTAYGGLAARVHATFHEGVDRVALRGPDGYAWADDGQALRADGDAPGRHAWFDLFDWGDGVVALRAVANSMHVGADDNGVLVNDRAQPGGWVVRETFRFVERGAGQVVLHHLATGRYVATGADGVLRATAEEAEGGTPFTVELVADGARDAAAAAADADVAVVVVGNHPMINGRETEDRASLALPPAQEALIRAVYAANPRTVLVVSSSYPYGIGWADEHVPAVLWSSHGGQEYGNALADVLLGAADPGGRLTQTWYRDAAELPDLLDYDVIACDATYLYYRGAPLYPFGHGLSYTTFAYDDLQLSTVEVDADGTVEVSVGVTNTGDRAGAEVVQLYTRQRRSSVKQPLRQLRGFQKIALEPGERATVSFTLRAADLSFWDVTRGARVVETARHTVQIGRSSADIALTATLAVRGEEVGPHRPLDRPLWAVDHDDYAGTVLLDDEPRRVDAVGASEPAGWIGFQRVDFGAGAETVAARVTSRTREAAGARVTLRLDDPLSGPVAGSIVVPTANGRHDWVEVRAPVSGARGVRDLYLSFEAPGATVSCLTFTSGGMEASSD; translated from the coding sequence ATGACAGAGGCGTTTCGCGACCCCGACCGGCCACTCGCGACGCGGGTGGCCGACCTGCTGGGCCGCCTCAGCCTGGCCGAAAAGGTCGCACTGCTCCACCAGTACCAAGCGCCGATCCCCCGCCTGGGGATCGGCGCCTTCCGCACCGGCACGGAGGCGCTGCACGGCCTCGCGCGCGTCGGTCCTGCCACCGTGTTTCCGCAGGCCGTGGGGCTGGCCAGTACGTGGGACACCGACCTGGTCCGCGCGGTCGGCGCGGCCGTCGGTGACGAGGTGCGCGGGTTCCACCACAAGGATCCGGCCCGGGTCGGGCTCAACGTGTGGGCGCCCGTGGTCAACCCGCTGCGCGACCCGCGCTGGGGCCGCAACGAGGAGGGGTTCGCCGAAGACCCCTGGCTCACCGGCGTGATGGGCACGGCCTACGCGTCCGGACTGCGCGGAGACCACCCCGCCTACCTGCGCACCGCGCCGACGCTCAAGCACTTCCTGGGGTACAACAACGAGACCGACCGCCACCTCACCTCCAGCAACCTGCCGCCGCGAGTGCTGCACGAGTACGAGCTACCGGCGTTCCGCGCGCCGATCGAGGCGGGCGCGGCGGTGGCGGCGATGGCCTCGTACAACCTGGTGAACGGGCGACCGGCCCACCTCAGCCCGCTCATCAACAGCGAGCTGCGCCGGTGGACCGGCGGCGAGGTGCTGGTCGTCAGCGACGCCTCGGCCGCCTCGAACATCGCCGGCGACCAGGGTTACCACGCCGACCACGTGGCGGGGTACGCGGCGGCGGTGCGGGCCGGCATCGACAGCTTCACCGAGGACGACGACGACTCGGGGCCTACCGTCACGCGGCTCACCGAGGCGCTGGCGCGCGGACTGCTCGACGAGTCCGATGTGGACCTGGCCGTGCGGCGGGTGCTGACCACGCGGTTCCGACTCGGTGAGTTCGACCCGGCCGAGCGCAACCCGTACGCGGCGGTGACCGCCGACGTCATCAACTGTGCCGCGCATCAGGAGCTGGCGCGGGAGGCGGCGCGGCAGTCGATGGTCCTGCTGAAGAACGAGGACGGGCTCCTCCCCCTGCACGGCGGCACCGTCGCGGTCATCGGGCCGCTCGCCGACACGCTGCACGAAGACTGGTACAGCGGCACGCTTCCCTACGCGGTCACCGCCTACGGCGGGCTGGCCGCGCGCGTGCACGCCACCTTCCACGAGGGCGTGGACCGCGTCGCGCTGCGCGGGCCGGACGGCTACGCGTGGGCGGACGACGGGCAGGCCCTGCGGGCGGACGGCGACGCGCCCGGCCGCCACGCGTGGTTCGACCTCTTCGACTGGGGCGATGGCGTCGTCGCGCTGCGGGCCGTGGCCAACTCCATGCACGTGGGCGCCGACGACAACGGGGTACTCGTGAACGACCGCGCCCAGCCCGGCGGCTGGGTGGTGCGCGAGACGTTCCGCTTCGTCGAGCGGGGTGCGGGCCAGGTCGTGCTGCACCACCTCGCGACCGGGCGGTACGTGGCGACCGGCGCCGACGGCGTGCTGCGGGCCACCGCGGAGGAGGCGGAGGGCGGTACCCCGTTCACCGTCGAGCTCGTGGCGGACGGCGCGCGCGACGCCGCGGCGGCCGCCGCCGACGCGGACGTGGCGGTCGTGGTGGTCGGCAACCACCCGATGATCAATGGGCGGGAGACCGAAGACCGCGCGAGCCTCGCGCTGCCGCCCGCGCAGGAGGCGCTGATCCGCGCGGTGTACGCCGCCAACCCCCGCACGGTGCTCGTGGTGAGCAGCAGCTACCCGTACGGGATCGGCTGGGCGGACGAGCACGTGCCGGCGGTGCTGTGGTCCTCGCACGGCGGCCAGGAGTACGGCAACGCGCTCGCCGACGTGCTCCTCGGCGCGGCCGACCCGGGCGGGCGGCTGACCCAGACGTGGTACCGGGACGCGGCCGAGCTGCCCGACCTGCTCGACTACGACGTGATCGCCTGCGACGCCACGTACCTGTACTACCGCGGCGCGCCGCTGTACCCGTTCGGGCACGGGCTGAGCTACACGACGTTCGCGTACGACGACCTCCAGCTGTCCACTGTGGAGGTCGACGCGGACGGCACGGTCGAGGTGTCGGTCGGCGTCACCAACACCGGCGACCGGGCGGGTGCTGAGGTCGTGCAGCTGTACACGCGGCAGCGCCGCTCCTCCGTCAAGCAGCCGCTGCGCCAGCTCCGCGGGTTCCAGAAGATCGCGCTGGAGCCCGGCGAGCGTGCCACCGTCAGCTTCACGCTGCGGGCCGCGGACCTCTCGTTCTGGGATGTCACGCGCGGCGCGCGGGTGGTGGAGACCGCTCGCCACACCGTCCAGATCGGACGGTCCAGTGCGGACATCGCGCTTACCGCGACGCTCGCGGTGCGCGGCGAGGAGGTCGGCCCCCACCGCCCGCTCGACCGTCCCCTGTGGGCGGTTGACCACGACGACTACGCCGGCACCGTGCTGCTCGACGACGAGCCGCGCCGCGTGGACGCGGTGGGCGCGTCCGAGCCGGCCGGCTGGATCGGCTTCCAGCGGGTCGACTTCGGTGCGGGCGCGGAGACGGTCGCGGCGCGGGTCACGAGCCGCACGCGGGAGGCGGCCGGCGCCCGCGTCACGCTGCGCCTCGACGACCCCCTGTCTGGGCCGGTGGCCGGCAGCATCGTCGTGCCCACCGCAAACGGCCGCCACGACTGGGTCGAGGTGCGCGCGCCGGTGAGCGGCGCGCGTGGCGTGCGGGACCTCTACCTGTCGTTCGAGGCACCAGGCGCTACGGTGAGCTGTCTGACGTTCACCAGTGGCGGGATGGAGGCGTCGAGTGACTGA
- a CDS encoding ABC transporter ATP-binding protein has protein sequence MDAVIEVDSLTKRFGRTVAVDGLSFAVPRGSIVGFLGPNGSGKTTTLRTLLGLTTPTAGRATVEGRPYAALPDPARVIGAVLDAAQFHPGRTGRDHLRVFARAAGVARSRVDALLRLVGLGEAAGRRVRGYSLGMRQRLSLATALLGDPRVLVLDEPANGLDPQGIRWLRDFLRDRRDEGRTVLVSSHVLSEVAQVVDEVLVLHKGRLVAQGPVAELTAAAGAPVRVRSADPGRLSEALAARGVTATGDGPGWLVAHRTTAESVGATAAEHRIAIYEMAAHPRTLEDIFLHVTGEADR, from the coding sequence GTGGACGCGGTGATCGAGGTCGACTCGCTCACCAAGCGGTTCGGCCGGACGGTCGCCGTCGACGGGCTGAGCTTCGCGGTGCCGCGGGGAAGCATCGTCGGGTTCCTCGGGCCCAACGGCTCCGGAAAGACCACCACGCTGCGCACCCTGCTCGGCCTCACCACGCCGACTGCGGGACGCGCGACGGTGGAGGGCCGGCCGTACGCGGCTCTGCCCGACCCGGCCCGCGTGATCGGCGCGGTGCTCGACGCGGCGCAGTTCCACCCCGGCCGCACCGGCCGCGACCACCTGCGGGTCTTCGCCCGGGCCGCGGGCGTGGCGCGGAGCCGTGTCGACGCGCTGCTGCGCCTGGTCGGGCTCGGCGAGGCGGCCGGCCGGCGGGTTCGTGGCTATTCGCTGGGCATGCGGCAGCGCCTCAGCCTCGCCACGGCGCTGCTCGGCGACCCGCGCGTCCTCGTCCTCGACGAGCCCGCCAACGGCCTGGACCCGCAGGGCATCCGCTGGCTCCGCGACTTTCTGCGCGACCGCCGCGACGAGGGGCGCACCGTCCTCGTCTCCAGCCACGTGCTGTCCGAGGTCGCCCAGGTGGTCGACGAGGTCCTGGTGCTGCACAAGGGGCGGCTTGTCGCGCAGGGTCCGGTGGCCGAGCTGACCGCCGCGGCCGGCGCCCCGGTGCGGGTGCGCAGCGCCGACCCCGGGCGGTTGTCCGAGGCACTGGCGGCGCGCGGCGTGACGGCGACGGGGGACGGGCCCGGGTGGCTCGTCGCGCACCGGACGACCGCCGAGTCGGTCGGCGCGACGGCGGCGGAGCACCGCATCGCCATCTACGAGATGGCCGCGCATCCCCGCACGCTGGAGGACATCTTCCTGCACGTCACGGGGGAGGCCGACCGATGA
- a CDS encoding HdeD family acid-resistance protein has product MEDARSLVPRAPWWLFLVTGILWIVFAWIVLRFDNASVAAVSVLAGLVVLFAAASELMMAFLAPGWRWLHALLAVLFAITGIVILFRPGTGFAWLAAFVGWYLLIKGFFDVVTGFATKSENEAWWLSVLVGVVEILLGFWAAGSWVRSAFLLVALVAGVALAHGVADIVLAFRLRGNTSRFTGRGAAAPGPAAP; this is encoded by the coding sequence ATGGAAGACGCGCGTTCGCTGGTACCCCGAGCCCCTTGGTGGCTGTTTCTGGTCACCGGCATCCTGTGGATCGTCTTCGCCTGGATCGTGCTCCGCTTTGACAACGCCTCGGTGGCGGCGGTCTCGGTCCTGGCCGGCCTTGTCGTGCTCTTCGCGGCCGCGTCGGAGCTGATGATGGCCTTCCTCGCGCCCGGCTGGCGGTGGCTGCACGCGCTGCTCGCCGTGCTCTTCGCCATCACCGGCATCGTCATCCTCTTCCGCCCCGGCACCGGCTTCGCGTGGCTGGCCGCGTTCGTCGGCTGGTACCTGCTCATCAAGGGCTTCTTCGACGTCGTGACGGGCTTCGCCACCAAGTCGGAAAACGAGGCCTGGTGGCTGTCCGTCCTGGTCGGCGTCGTGGAGATCCTGCTCGGCTTCTGGGCGGCCGGCAGCTGGGTACGGTCGGCGTTTCTGCTTGTCGCGCTGGTAGCCGGGGTGGCACTCGCGCACGGCGTCGCGGACATCGTGCTCGCCTTCCGCCTGCGCGGCAACACCTCCCGATTCACCGGCCGAGGTGCGGCGGCGCCCGGCCCGGCGGCCCCCTAA
- a CDS encoding acyl-CoA thioesterase, translating to MSDAVVGQVAVDQLLEVLDLKELGPFRFRGVSPRVGPQRVFGGQVAGQALVAAGRTVDPARLVHSLHGYFVRPGDPTEPIEYQVESIRDGRSFSVRRSVALQGGRTIFFMSASFHRQEEGLDHHAPVPPGVPAPDDVPTMADRLARYPDRAGIWAAIPRPIDVRYVGEPGWVAPGDRPPDPHQRVWMRIDGQLPDDPLLHACALTYASDLTLLDSVLSVHGEVWGPGGVVGASLDHALWFHRTFRADEWFLYDCWSPSASGARGLATGRMFTEEGRHVATAVQEGLLRRVGE from the coding sequence GTGAGTGACGCGGTCGTCGGGCAGGTAGCGGTCGACCAGCTCCTTGAGGTGCTCGACCTGAAGGAGCTGGGTCCGTTCCGCTTCCGGGGGGTCAGCCCGCGGGTCGGCCCCCAGCGGGTCTTCGGCGGCCAGGTCGCCGGCCAGGCCCTCGTCGCGGCCGGCCGCACCGTCGACCCGGCGCGGCTGGTCCACTCGCTGCACGGCTACTTCGTGCGGCCGGGCGACCCGACCGAGCCGATCGAGTACCAGGTGGAGAGCATCCGCGACGGCCGCTCCTTCTCCGTCCGCCGCTCGGTGGCGCTGCAGGGCGGGCGCACGATCTTCTTCATGTCGGCGTCCTTCCACCGCCAGGAGGAGGGGCTCGACCACCACGCGCCCGTCCCGCCCGGCGTGCCCGCGCCGGACGACGTGCCGACGATGGCCGACCGCCTCGCCCGCTACCCCGACCGCGCCGGCATCTGGGCGGCCATCCCGCGCCCGATCGACGTGCGGTACGTCGGCGAGCCCGGCTGGGTGGCACCCGGCGACCGGCCACCCGACCCGCACCAGCGGGTGTGGATGCGCATCGACGGCCAGCTCCCGGACGACCCGCTGCTGCACGCGTGCGCGCTCACGTACGCGTCCGACCTGACGCTCCTGGACTCCGTGCTCTCGGTGCACGGCGAGGTGTGGGGCCCGGGGGGAGTGGTGGGGGCGAGCCTCGACCACGCGCTCTGGTTCCACCGGACATTCCGCGCCGACGAGTGGTTCCTCTACGACTGCTGGAGCCCTTCCGCCTCCGGCGCCCGAGGGCTTGCCACCGGGCGGATGTTCACCGAGGAGGGGCGGCACGTCGCGACCGCCGTGCAGGAGGGACTGCTGCGCCGCGTGGGAGAGTGA
- the pyk gene encoding pyruvate kinase — protein sequence MTVTRRAKIVCTLGPATASPERIRGLVDAGMDVARLNFSHGSHEDHESVYLRVREAAEAAGRAVAILADLQGPKIRLGKFAESPVDWRTGDTVVITGDDVMGTADRVSCTYRKLPHEVKVGDRLLIDDGKVAVEVTAVHGNDIRCLVVEGGQVSNHKGVSLPNVAVSVPALSEKDSADLRFALGLGVDLVALSFVRSPDDIKLVHAIMDEEGLRRPVLAKVEKPEAVTHLEAIVDAFDGVMVARGDLGVELPLDQVPLVQKRAVQLCRENAKPVIVATQMLDSMIENSRPTRAEASDVANAVLDGADAVMLSGETSVGKYPVLTVSTMAKIVTTTESGSIGVPRLQHDPRTHGGALTVAASQIARNIGAKALVAFSQTGDTVRRLSRLHCELPLLAFTPVPEVRSQLALSWGVETFLVPFVQHTDDMFRQVDLALLGIGRANPGDYVVIVAGSPPNAPGSTNTLRVHQLGSLVDAATAARSSGR from the coding sequence ATGACCGTGACACGCCGCGCAAAGATTGTCTGCACTCTCGGCCCCGCCACTGCTTCTCCGGAGCGCATCCGGGGCCTCGTAGACGCAGGAATGGACGTGGCCCGCCTCAACTTCAGCCACGGCAGCCACGAGGACCACGAGTCGGTGTACCTGCGGGTGCGCGAGGCGGCCGAGGCCGCGGGGCGCGCCGTCGCCATCCTCGCCGACCTGCAGGGCCCCAAGATCCGCCTCGGCAAGTTCGCCGAGAGCCCGGTCGACTGGCGCACCGGCGACACCGTGGTGATCACCGGTGACGACGTCATGGGCACGGCCGACCGCGTCTCCTGCACGTACCGCAAGCTGCCCCACGAGGTGAAGGTCGGCGACCGCCTGCTGATCGACGACGGCAAGGTCGCGGTCGAGGTCACCGCCGTCCACGGCAACGACATCCGCTGCCTCGTGGTCGAGGGCGGCCAGGTCTCCAACCACAAGGGCGTCTCCCTGCCCAACGTGGCGGTGAGCGTGCCGGCACTGTCCGAAAAGGACAGCGCAGACCTGCGCTTCGCGCTCGGCCTCGGTGTCGACCTGGTGGCGCTGTCGTTCGTGCGTTCGCCCGACGACATCAAGCTTGTCCACGCGATCATGGACGAGGAGGGCCTGCGCCGCCCGGTCCTCGCCAAGGTGGAAAAGCCGGAGGCGGTGACCCACCTGGAGGCGATCGTCGACGCGTTCGACGGCGTGATGGTGGCCCGCGGAGACCTCGGCGTGGAGCTGCCGCTCGACCAGGTGCCGCTGGTGCAGAAGCGGGCCGTGCAGCTCTGCCGGGAAAACGCCAAGCCGGTCATCGTCGCCACCCAGATGCTCGACTCGATGATCGAAAATTCGCGCCCCACCCGCGCCGAGGCGTCGGACGTGGCCAACGCGGTGCTCGACGGCGCCGACGCGGTCATGCTCTCGGGCGAGACAAGCGTGGGTAAGTACCCGGTGCTCACCGTCAGCACGATGGCCAAGATCGTGACGACCACCGAGTCCGGCTCGATCGGCGTCCCCCGCCTCCAGCACGACCCCCGCACCCACGGCGGCGCGCTCACCGTGGCGGCCTCGCAGATCGCCCGCAACATCGGCGCCAAGGCGCTCGTCGCGTTCTCGCAGACCGGCGACACCGTCCGCCGCCTCTCCCGGCTGCACTGCGAGCTGCCGCTGCTCGCCTTCACGCCGGTGCCCGAGGTGCGCAGCCAGCTGGCCCTCTCGTGGGGTGTGGAGACGTTCCTGGTGCCGTTCGTGCAGCACACCGACGACATGTTCCGGCAGGTCGACCTGGCGCTGCTGGGCATCGGCCGGGCCAACCCGGGTGACTACGTGGTGATCGTCGCCGGCAGCCCGCCCAACGCGCCCGGCTCCACCAACACGCTGCGCGTGCACCAGCTCGGTTCCTTGGTCGACGCGGCGACGGCGGCCCGAAGCAGCGGTCGGTGA